In Sporosarcina luteola, a single window of DNA contains:
- a CDS encoding P1 family peptidase gives MLKGKWNAITDVPGVAVGHVTLKEEPGTDSACTGVTAILPHEGNCFEQKVPSASFVLNGFGKSAGLLQVEELGVIESPIMLTNTFSVGAVLEGTLRHMLEENTAIGDSTSSLNIVVGECNDSYLNAMRSLKVRPEHAIEAIREASAGSFEQGDVGAGKGMICFGRKGGIGSSSRVVPHDGDSFTVGVLTLTNFGNPEECLIDEWLARNKMQMTTAQDNLKPSSEMQSEKPDGSVMIIVATDAPVDSRQLKRLAKRASIGLGRTGSHIHNGSGDIIIAFSNAYTIPHSSGSGDTVSYTLLRDDAKVMNELFKAVIEATEEAVYQSLMHAETTTGRHGRTVERWPFVEE, from the coding sequence ATGTTAAAAGGAAAATGGAATGCTATTACGGACGTGCCAGGTGTGGCGGTCGGCCATGTAACGTTGAAAGAGGAGCCCGGCACAGATAGCGCCTGCACAGGGGTCACAGCCATCTTGCCCCATGAAGGAAATTGCTTCGAACAGAAAGTGCCCTCGGCGAGTTTCGTATTGAACGGTTTCGGCAAATCAGCCGGACTTCTCCAGGTGGAGGAACTTGGTGTCATCGAATCCCCCATCATGCTTACCAATACATTCAGCGTTGGCGCGGTGCTGGAAGGGACGTTGAGGCATATGCTCGAGGAGAATACCGCCATCGGGGATTCCACCAGTTCATTGAACATCGTAGTCGGCGAATGCAATGACAGCTATTTGAACGCGATGCGTTCGTTGAAGGTCCGTCCGGAGCATGCCATTGAAGCAATCCGCGAAGCGAGTGCCGGTTCGTTTGAACAAGGCGATGTCGGTGCAGGGAAAGGGATGATCTGCTTCGGTCGAAAAGGCGGGATTGGATCTTCTTCAAGGGTTGTCCCTCACGACGGGGATTCATTCACAGTCGGCGTGCTGACGTTGACGAATTTCGGCAATCCGGAAGAATGTCTGATTGATGAATGGCTTGCGCGGAATAAAATGCAAATGACGACAGCGCAAGACAACTTAAAGCCATCCAGCGAAATGCAAAGCGAAAAACCGGACGGCTCCGTTATGATCATCGTCGCAACGGATGCACCGGTGGACAGCCGGCAGTTGAAGCGACTTGCGAAACGCGCCTCCATCGGCCTCGGTCGTACCGGCTCCCATATCCATAACGGCAGCGGCGACATCATCATCGCCTTCTCGAACGCCTATACGATTCCGCATTCGAGCGGAAGCGGTGATACGGTGAGCTATACATTGCTGCGTGATGACGCCAAAGTGATGAACGAACTTTTCAAGGCAGTCATCGAGGCGACGGAGGAAGCGGTATATCAATCATTGATGCATGCAGAGACGACAACCGGAAGGCATGGACGGACTGTGGAACGATGGCCATTTGTTGAGGAGTGA
- a CDS encoding YceI family protein, which yields MATWKVDASHTSVGFSVKHMMVSKVKGSFAGVEGTIEGSPEDLTGAQINFTIDATSINTNSEDRDNHLRSGDFFATEQFPQLTFVSTDIVKTGDDEYEVTGDLTIKDVTKKVTFEAEFGGTGTNPWGVQVAAFEVEGKISRKEFGLTWNQALEAGGVLVGDDIKISIDLQANPAQ from the coding sequence ATGGCAACATGGAAAGTGGACGCGTCACACACAAGTGTAGGTTTTTCAGTAAAGCATATGATGGTTTCAAAAGTAAAAGGAAGTTTTGCAGGAGTCGAAGGGACAATTGAGGGGAGTCCTGAAGATTTGACAGGTGCACAAATCAATTTCACTATCGATGCAACTTCCATTAATACAAATAGCGAAGACCGAGACAATCACCTTCGTTCAGGCGACTTTTTCGCTACAGAACAATTTCCTCAACTAACTTTCGTCTCTACGGATATCGTGAAAACAGGCGATGATGAGTACGAAGTGACAGGTGATCTGACAATCAAGGACGTAACGAAGAAAGTTACATTTGAAGCAGAATTCGGAGGCACAGGAACAAACCCATGGGGCGTTCAAGTTGCTGCATTCGAAGTCGAAGGGAAAATCTCCCGCAAAGAGTTCGGTCTCACATGGAACCAAGCACTCGAAGCGGGCGGCGTACTCGTAGGCGACGACATCAAGATCTCAATCGACCTGCAAGCAAACCCTGCTCAATAA
- the murB gene encoding UDP-N-acetylmuramate dehydrogenase has translation MSKHQWLEELRGIIKDGILRIDEPLNKYTMTKLGGAADILVIPGTIEETEETVRYAYENGIPLLLLGNGSNMVVRDGGVRGIVLHLSKLDAIEVDGNKVHAEAGALIIDVSRRAAEESLTGLEFACGIPGSIGGAMAMNAGAYGGEIKDIIVQCTVLTKTGKRLVLSKDELELGYRKSIITSEGYYVLSADFELAEGDKEAIDAKVADLTFQRESKQPLEYPSAGSVFKRPPGYFAGKLIQDCGLQGRGHGGAEVSTKHAGFIINKNKATASDYINTINMVKAEVKKKFDVDLELEVKIVGEE, from the coding sequence ATGTCGAAGCATCAGTGGTTAGAGGAACTACGCGGAATTATTAAAGATGGCATACTACGGATAGATGAACCATTAAACAAATATACAATGACAAAACTTGGCGGAGCTGCAGATATACTCGTCATTCCGGGGACTATCGAGGAAACGGAAGAGACGGTGCGGTATGCATATGAAAATGGAATTCCGCTTTTATTATTAGGCAACGGGTCGAATATGGTCGTGAGGGATGGCGGCGTGCGCGGCATCGTCCTTCATCTGTCGAAACTGGATGCAATTGAAGTGGATGGCAATAAGGTCCACGCAGAAGCAGGAGCACTCATTATCGACGTTTCAAGACGCGCTGCAGAGGAATCGTTGACAGGTCTTGAATTCGCATGTGGAATACCCGGCTCCATCGGTGGTGCGATGGCTATGAATGCAGGAGCCTACGGCGGAGAAATTAAAGATATTATTGTGCAGTGCACGGTTCTTACAAAGACTGGTAAACGCCTTGTTCTATCGAAGGATGAGTTGGAGCTCGGCTATCGGAAAAGCATCATTACGTCTGAAGGGTATTATGTATTGTCCGCTGATTTCGAACTGGCAGAGGGAGACAAGGAAGCAATCGATGCAAAAGTCGCGGACTTGACGTTCCAACGTGAATCGAAGCAACCGCTCGAATATCCGTCCGCGGGAAGTGTGTTCAAACGGCCGCCGGGTTATTTCGCAGGGAAATTGATCCAAGATTGCGGCCTGCAAGGAAGAGGCCATGGTGGAGCGGAAGTGTCGACGAAGCATGCGGGCTTCATTATTAATAAAAATAAAGCGACCGCTTCCGATTACATTAATACAATCAATATGGTAAAGGCGGAAGTGAAGAAGAAATTCGACGTTGACTTGGAGCTGGAAGTGAAGATTGTAGGAGAAGAATAA
- a CDS encoding histidine kinase, producing MGKVKGRMDEAILVCVYYGPNGERLIRRGHKMASIIDCPLYILTIDPLPFDEFDAEKSEYIERWQELAKELDVEDFIIMDNEKRPVAKAIKEVAHKHNITQIIIGQTAQSRWEEITKGSFMNVLLREITFVDFHVVSVDRAIKDEIEGMFEKGVRAYLVEEGEGFRISFTLSKEARFEGIFFKEIGTDFNNGIFKFMNNNKMCQVQITDDRVTEATQFVCKIEQ from the coding sequence ATGGGCAAAGTAAAAGGTCGTATGGACGAAGCAATACTTGTTTGTGTCTACTACGGTCCAAATGGCGAACGTCTCATTAGACGTGGACATAAAATGGCATCCATCATCGATTGTCCACTATATATATTAACGATTGACCCATTGCCATTCGATGAATTTGACGCCGAGAAATCCGAGTATATCGAGAGATGGCAGGAACTTGCCAAAGAGCTCGATGTTGAAGACTTCATCATTATGGATAATGAAAAACGGCCGGTTGCCAAGGCGATCAAAGAAGTAGCTCACAAACATAATATTACGCAGATCATTATCGGTCAAACTGCCCAGAGCAGATGGGAAGAGATCACAAAAGGATCATTCATGAACGTGTTGCTGCGCGAAATAACATTTGTTGATTTCCATGTCGTCTCCGTTGATCGGGCGATTAAAGATGAAATTGAAGGCATGTTCGAAAAAGGAGTGCGGGCTTATTTAGTCGAAGAAGGGGAGGGCTTTCGAATTAGCTTCACCCTTTCAAAAGAGGCGCGCTTCGAAGGTATTTTCTTTAAGGAAATCGGAACAGATTTCAATAACGGGATCTTCAAATTCATGAACAATAATAAAATGTGTCAAGTGCAGATTACAGATGACAGAGTTACCGAAGCAACTCAATTTGTCTGTAAAATCGAGCAGTGA
- a CDS encoding Na+/H+ antiporter subunit A: MTISLSIFIPFIAAIFVPFLYKRIQSRKIGWFVLLVPLLLFVTLASFIPSIAKGETYTHTFRWIESAGIHFTTYLDGLSLIFGLLITGVGSLVILYSIYYLSERESLGRFYVYLLLFMGAMLGVVFSDNLMVLYVFWELTSISSFLLIAFWYHRKKSRYGAQKSMLITVSGGIAMLAGFIMLHTMTGTYSVREIVVTIGQYTDEPLFVFAMLLVLLGAFTKSAQFPFHIWLPDAMEAPTPVSAYLHSATMVKAGIYLVARFTPIFGGEMTWFYIVSSVGIFTLFWGSFNAVKQTDLKALLAYSTISQLGLVMSLFGLGSAALNEGHSANSIIYAQATFAALFHLINHSTFKGALFMVVGILDHELGTRDVRRLGGLMAFMPVTFSIALIGSFSMAGLPPFNGFLSKEMFFESLVNARNLELFDVGTMGTIFLIVAWLASVFTFVYSMIIVFQTFFGEFQPERIEKPSREAPFGMLLAPSILAILVIGIFFFPNSIGNYLLRPAMAAVYPTLEGAEGLTPQIVAWHGFNSPALLMTIGVIILGAVLYKFYRYWRGIYTIAPMTWNLDAAFNANLILLEKASHFFTRLYMKGYLKDYLVYIFSFFIVVVGGAIVYTGSYTFDFSNDAPVTANEYLIVLAMAVAGLSMLFAKSRMTAIILNGVLGYSIAFFFVVFRAPDLALTQAVVETVTTALFLLCFYFLPDWKKERSPIGTKVLNGLIAFAAGTIVTVLALTVQGNKMFESISVYFEDSYQLAGGKNIVNTILGDFRAFDTMLEVVVLFIAGIGVFTLIKLKTRKEGQDFEDQ, encoded by the coding sequence TTGACAATTTCATTATCCATATTCATCCCTTTTATAGCTGCCATTTTCGTTCCCTTTCTCTATAAAAGGATACAAAGCAGGAAAATCGGTTGGTTTGTCTTGCTTGTTCCACTCTTGCTTTTTGTAACGCTTGCAAGCTTTATCCCTTCTATTGCAAAAGGGGAAACGTATACACATACGTTCCGATGGATTGAATCTGCCGGGATCCACTTTACAACTTATCTTGATGGCCTCAGTTTAATATTCGGCCTTCTCATTACGGGTGTCGGCAGTTTGGTCATCCTTTACTCCATCTATTATTTATCCGAACGGGAATCGTTAGGACGCTTTTACGTGTACCTTCTCCTGTTCATGGGCGCCATGCTCGGAGTCGTTTTTTCCGATAATCTTATGGTGTTGTACGTTTTTTGGGAATTGACGAGCATTTCTTCTTTCCTGCTGATCGCCTTCTGGTACCACCGGAAAAAATCAAGGTACGGCGCGCAAAAGTCCATGCTCATTACAGTATCGGGCGGAATTGCGATGCTTGCCGGATTCATTATGCTACATACTATGACAGGCACGTACAGTGTACGTGAGATAGTAGTCACGATTGGTCAGTATACGGACGAGCCTCTCTTTGTATTCGCCATGCTGCTCGTCTTACTCGGGGCATTTACGAAGTCCGCCCAGTTCCCGTTTCATATTTGGCTGCCGGATGCGATGGAAGCACCTACACCGGTCAGTGCTTATTTGCACTCAGCTACGATGGTCAAGGCGGGCATCTATTTGGTAGCACGTTTCACTCCCATTTTCGGAGGTGAGATGACCTGGTTTTACATCGTTAGCAGCGTGGGGATCTTCACCTTGTTCTGGGGATCGTTCAACGCCGTAAAGCAAACGGATTTAAAGGCCTTGCTCGCTTATTCGACAATCAGTCAGCTCGGTTTGGTCATGAGTCTTTTCGGCCTCGGCTCCGCTGCGCTCAATGAAGGTCATAGTGCAAATTCAATCATTTACGCGCAAGCCACATTTGCTGCACTGTTCCATCTCATCAACCATTCCACCTTTAAAGGAGCCCTCTTCATGGTTGTCGGAATTCTCGACCATGAACTAGGGACGCGGGATGTCCGCAGATTAGGCGGGCTTATGGCTTTCATGCCAGTGACGTTCAGCATCGCTTTGATCGGCAGCTTTTCAATGGCCGGGTTGCCTCCGTTCAATGGATTTTTAAGTAAGGAAATGTTTTTTGAGTCATTAGTGAATGCACGTAATCTGGAGCTTTTTGATGTGGGCACGATGGGAACAATTTTCCTCATAGTTGCTTGGCTTGCCAGTGTCTTCACATTCGTTTACAGCATGATTATCGTATTCCAAACGTTTTTCGGGGAATTCCAACCTGAACGGATAGAGAAACCGTCGAGGGAAGCTCCTTTCGGAATGCTCCTTGCGCCTTCCATTTTGGCAATTCTGGTCATCGGGATCTTCTTCTTCCCGAATAGTATCGGAAACTACTTGCTGCGCCCTGCAATGGCTGCGGTCTACCCAACACTCGAGGGCGCTGAAGGTTTGACGCCGCAAATCGTTGCGTGGCACGGCTTCAATAGCCCTGCATTGTTGATGACAATCGGAGTCATCATTCTAGGTGCTGTCCTATACAAATTCTATCGTTACTGGAGAGGCATTTATACGATCGCCCCTATGACTTGGAACTTGGATGCAGCCTTCAATGCAAATTTGATCTTGCTGGAAAAAGCATCTCACTTCTTTACCCGCCTTTATATGAAAGGGTATTTGAAAGACTATCTCGTCTATATCTTCTCCTTCTTTATCGTAGTTGTTGGAGGGGCGATTGTTTATACGGGTTCCTATACGTTCGACTTCTCGAATGATGCACCGGTTACGGCAAACGAATATCTTATTGTGCTCGCCATGGCGGTTGCTGGCCTTTCCATGCTATTCGCAAAATCCCGGATGACAGCGATTATTTTAAATGGTGTGCTCGGCTATTCCATCGCCTTCTTCTTCGTCGTCTTCCGGGCGCCTGATTTAGCATTGACCCAAGCCGTCGTTGAAACGGTGACAACCGCCCTGTTCCTCCTGTGCTTCTACTTTTTGCCTGATTGGAAGAAGGAGCGTTCGCCGATCGGAACAAAAGTGTTGAACGGGTTGATTGCCTTCGCTGCGGGAACGATTGTGACGGTTCTCGCCCTCACCGTTCAGGGGAATAAAATGTTTGAATCCATATCGGTTTACTTTGAAGATTCGTACCAACTTGCAGGCGGTAAAAATATTGTCAATACAATCTTAGGAGATTTCCGAGCGTTCGATACAATGTTGGAGGTCGTTGTGCTGTTCATTGCAGGAATCGGCGTGTTCACACTTATTAAGTTGAAAACGCGAAAGGAGGGGCAGGATTTTGAAGATCAATGA
- a CDS encoding Na(+)/H(+) antiporter subunit B — protein MKINDVILQTVTKIVVFIILTFGVELFLSGHNNPGGGFIGGLVLSSAFVLLYLVHDIDTVHKGIPFDFKKIAALGAFLAVGTGIGSVLFGKHFLTQAAGHFNLPVFGETELSTVLVFEAGVALTVVGVVVTIISTISEDV, from the coding sequence TTGAAGATCAATGATGTCATTTTGCAAACAGTAACGAAAATCGTCGTATTCATCATATTGACGTTCGGCGTTGAGCTGTTCTTGTCGGGGCATAACAATCCGGGCGGCGGTTTCATTGGCGGTCTTGTCCTCTCCTCCGCATTCGTTCTGCTTTATTTAGTTCATGATATTGATACGGTGCATAAAGGCATTCCGTTCGACTTCAAAAAAATCGCGGCATTAGGGGCATTTCTTGCCGTCGGTACAGGCATTGGTTCAGTCCTGTTCGGCAAGCATTTCCTTACACAGGCTGCCGGACATTTCAATTTACCCGTTTTCGGAGAGACGGAACTGTCGACAGTCCTCGTGTTCGAGGCGGGGGTGGCATTGACGGTTGTCGGTGTCGTCGTGACGATTATTTCAACCATTAGTGAGGATGTGTAG
- a CDS encoding Na(+)/H(+) antiporter subunit C — METLMTILVGFLVMIAVYLLLSRNLIRVILGTAVLSHAAHLLLMTMGGLKKGSAPLLGENAESYTDALPQALILTAIVISFAVTAFLLVLAYRTYKKTGTDNLQELRGFEDE; from the coding sequence ATGGAAACGTTAATGACCATACTTGTTGGCTTTCTTGTAATGATCGCTGTCTATTTGCTGCTGTCCCGCAATTTGATTCGTGTGATTTTAGGGACAGCCGTCCTGTCTCACGCAGCGCATCTGCTCTTGATGACTATGGGAGGATTGAAGAAAGGCAGTGCACCGTTGCTCGGCGAGAATGCGGAAAGCTATACGGATGCTTTGCCACAGGCGCTGATCCTGACAGCAATCGTCATCAGCTTTGCAGTAACAGCATTTCTACTTGTACTTGCTTACCGTACATACAAAAAGACTGGAACGGATAACCTCCAGGAATTAAGGGGGTTCGAAGATGAATAA
- a CDS encoding Na+/H+ antiporter subunit D gives MNNIIAMPMIIPLLTGIILVFLRHYTKTQRVLSILSSIATVAVSLVILYQIQQEGILRLDFGGWIPPYGILFVADSFSMLLVVTTSIVTGILLIYAFSSIGQQFEHMFFYPFVFFLVAGVNGSFLTGDLFNLFVCFEVMLLSSYVLITMGGRKVQLIESIKYVTINVLSSWFFLMGIAYLYGTIGTLNMAHLSVRIAEVGQGPLLTVISLIFLIVFSLKAGLLLYFWLPGSYSAPPTVIAALFGALLTKVGMYALFRVFTLIFYHEPIITHTAIGVMAILTMIGGSVGALAYNDIRKIVSYNVVIAVGFILAGLAISSEIAFQGAIFYLIHDMIVKALLFLLAGTMIYLTGKTKIEEMSGLIRNYPALGWLFFITMLSLAGIPPLSGFIGKVFIGQGAIESGSFALLIVAFASGISVLYSLLRIFLNCFWGETIINEDDDVPLKKGMLVPCILFAIMTVAIGIGVEGLAPYVSDAARTLMNPEIYIEAVLQGNR, from the coding sequence ATGAATAACATAATCGCCATGCCGATGATCATCCCTTTGCTAACAGGGATCATCCTCGTTTTTTTACGCCATTACACGAAGACACAGCGTGTTCTCAGCATCCTGTCGAGCATTGCGACAGTGGCTGTCAGTTTAGTTATTCTATACCAAATTCAGCAGGAAGGGATATTACGGCTCGATTTCGGAGGCTGGATTCCTCCCTACGGCATTTTATTCGTTGCAGATTCATTTTCCATGCTGCTTGTCGTTACGACTTCGATCGTGACAGGTATCCTTCTTATCTATGCTTTTTCGTCCATTGGACAGCAGTTTGAGCATATGTTCTTTTATCCGTTCGTCTTCTTCCTTGTGGCGGGCGTCAACGGCTCATTCCTTACAGGGGACCTGTTCAATTTATTCGTCTGTTTCGAAGTGATGCTCCTCTCCTCTTACGTGCTCATTACGATGGGGGGCAGGAAGGTTCAGCTGATCGAATCAATCAAATACGTCACGATCAATGTCCTATCCTCATGGTTCTTCTTAATGGGGATCGCCTATTTATACGGAACAATCGGCACACTGAATATGGCCCATCTATCAGTCCGGATCGCAGAGGTGGGACAAGGCCCGCTGCTGACGGTAATCAGTCTTATCTTTTTAATTGTCTTCAGTTTGAAGGCGGGACTGCTCCTTTATTTCTGGCTGCCTGGATCATATAGTGCGCCCCCGACTGTGATAGCGGCCCTCTTCGGCGCATTGTTGACAAAGGTGGGGATGTACGCGTTGTTCCGCGTCTTCACCCTCATTTTTTATCACGAACCAATTATTACGCATACCGCGATCGGTGTGATGGCAATTCTTACAATGATCGGTGGAAGTGTCGGTGCACTTGCGTATAACGACATCCGCAAAATCGTTTCGTACAATGTCGTGATCGCGGTTGGTTTCATCTTGGCCGGGCTTGCAATTTCCTCAGAGATTGCTTTTCAAGGAGCCATCTTTTATTTAATTCATGACATGATCGTCAAAGCGTTACTGTTCCTTCTAGCGGGAACGATGATCTATTTGACGGGTAAAACGAAGATCGAAGAGATGAGCGGTTTGATTCGGAACTATCCGGCACTCGGTTGGCTCTTCTTCATCACGATGCTATCGTTAGCGGGAATTCCACCGTTAAGCGGGTTCATCGGCAAGGTGTTCATCGGGCAAGGAGCAATTGAATCGGGCTCCTTTGCACTGTTAATCGTAGCTTTTGCATCGGGCATTTCCGTCCTCTATTCGCTGTTGCGCATCTTCCTGAATTGCTTTTGGGGAGAGACGATCATCAATGAAGACGACGACGTTCCATTGAAAAAAGGGATGCTCGTTCCATGCATCCTATTTGCAATTATGACAGTCGCTATCGGAATCGGTGTCGAGGGTCTTGCTCCGTATGTCAGTGATGCAGCGAGGACGCTTATGAATCCGGAAATCTATATCGAAGCTGTCTTACAAGGAAATCGTTAA
- a CDS encoding Na+/H+ antiporter subunit E: MPAQLLLNLFIAFLWMTLMDEDELRFTTFFAGFLVGIGIIFFMHRFFGTQFYLRRLFYSIKLLFIFISELTQSSIVVLRQILSPTLKIKPGIFKYETVLKSDVEVTMLSLLLTLTPGSVVMEVSPEGNMLYIHAMDVEQSRDGLIKQLKNFEKAIMEVTR, from the coding sequence GTGCCAGCCCAGTTATTACTGAATTTGTTCATCGCTTTTTTATGGATGACATTGATGGATGAAGATGAATTGAGATTTACGACGTTCTTTGCCGGTTTCCTCGTTGGAATCGGAATCATCTTTTTCATGCACCGTTTTTTCGGCACACAATTCTATTTACGCCGGTTATTTTATTCAATTAAATTGCTTTTCATTTTCATCTCGGAATTGACGCAGTCGAGCATCGTCGTATTGCGGCAGATTTTAAGCCCGACGTTGAAAATCAAACCGGGCATCTTTAAATATGAAACTGTTTTGAAGAGCGATGTGGAAGTGACGATGCTGTCGCTTCTCCTCACCTTGACACCGGGGTCTGTCGTCATGGAAGTATCGCCTGAAGGCAATATGCTTTATATCCATGCGATGGACGTCGAGCAATCCAGGGATGGTTTGATTAAACAACTGAAAAACTTTGAAAAAGCGATTATGGAGGTGACACGATGA
- a CDS encoding Na(+)/H(+) antiporter subunit F1, producing MIETMMTISLVLFSITISIAVLRIILGPSMPDRVIALDMVGVNLIAMIAVVSIMLKTKAFLEVILILGILSFIGTIAFSKSIERGVIVERKRDR from the coding sequence ATGATTGAAACGATGATGACGATATCACTCGTCCTTTTTTCCATCACCATCTCCATTGCCGTCCTCCGGATCATCCTCGGCCCATCCATGCCGGACCGGGTCATTGCACTTGATATGGTCGGGGTCAATTTGATAGCGATGATCGCTGTTGTTTCAATCATGTTGAAGACAAAAGCCTTCTTGGAGGTCATTTTGATTTTAGGGATTCTTTCATTCATCGGAACGATCGCCTTTTCGAAATCTATTGAAAGGGGTGTCATCGTTGAGCGTAAACGAGATCGGTGA
- a CDS encoding Na+/H+ antiporter subunit G, with protein MSVNEIGEFIGAVLILTGGIASVISAFGLIRLPDIYTRSHAATKSSTLAVLLTLSGTFLYFLFREQFVSVRVLLGIVFVFLTAPVAGHLIVRAAYRSKVKLADISTEDELYEVLYKDESQNDGSSEKS; from the coding sequence TTGAGCGTAAACGAGATCGGTGAATTCATAGGGGCTGTGCTAATTTTAACGGGTGGAATTGCGAGTGTCATTAGTGCCTTCGGGCTTATCCGATTGCCGGATATCTATACGAGATCACACGCTGCGACGAAGAGTTCCACTCTGGCAGTTTTGTTAACGCTGTCTGGTACTTTTCTATATTTCTTGTTCCGTGAGCAGTTTGTCAGCGTGCGTGTGCTTCTCGGTATCGTTTTTGTGTTTCTCACAGCGCCTGTGGCAGGTCATTTGATTGTCCGTGCTGCGTACCGCTCGAAGGTGAAGCTCGCGGATATATCAACAGAAGATGAGTTGTACGAGGTTTTATATAAGGATGAAAGCCAAAATGACGGTTCTAGCGAAAAAAGCTAG
- a CDS encoding DsbA family oxidoreductase, with the protein MKIEIWSDYVCPFCYIGKRRLEEALRATDLEGKAEVVFKAYQLDPNTPVGAGSPVPEDLSKKYGISLDEAKKMLDNVAAQAKTVGLDFDVDSMKGANTFNAHRLAKLAETEGKGDAVSERLLQGHFVSGEAVDNEDTLLAIAEEAGISKERAEQILQSDEFADDVKRDIEEAGQIGVKGVPFFVINRKYAISGAQPVEAFAEALKKVADEEGIQPN; encoded by the coding sequence ATGAAAATAGAAATCTGGTCAGACTATGTTTGCCCATTTTGTTACATTGGAAAAAGGAGATTGGAGGAAGCATTGAGAGCGACGGACTTAGAAGGCAAGGCCGAGGTCGTGTTCAAAGCATACCAATTGGATCCGAACACGCCTGTAGGGGCGGGAAGTCCGGTGCCGGAAGACTTGTCGAAGAAATACGGCATCAGCTTGGATGAAGCGAAAAAGATGTTGGACAATGTTGCAGCTCAGGCGAAAACAGTCGGACTCGACTTTGATGTCGACAGCATGAAGGGGGCGAACACGTTCAACGCACATCGACTCGCCAAACTCGCCGAAACGGAAGGCAAGGGGGACGCAGTATCGGAGCGCCTGCTGCAAGGCCACTTCGTGAGTGGGGAAGCAGTCGACAACGAAGATACGTTGCTCGCCATTGCTGAAGAGGCGGGAATTTCGAAAGAACGCGCAGAGCAGATCCTTCAATCCGATGAATTTGCCGATGACGTGAAAAGAGATATCGAAGAGGCAGGGCAAATCGGAGTAAAAGGCGTTCCATTCTTTGTCATCAACCGCAAATACGCCATCTCAGGAGCACAGCCAGTCGAAGCCTTCGCGGAAGCATTAAAAAAAGTTGCAGACGAAGAAGGAATTCAACCTAATTAA